From one Pseudomonas sp. S35 genomic stretch:
- the topA gene encoding type I DNA topoisomerase, protein MKLLIIEAPGKLKKLQPMMKKLRPGEDWQVVASGGHIRDLPARGQDDNMITTGVRKNYTPVYEILDKSTKAVRNIKAASKQASEIYLATDPDREGESISWHIQQVLGIKDYQRITFNEITLKRVEEALANPRKIDLNRVASQECRRVLDRLVGYLVTQELRRLMGKPTSAGRVQSPAVYLVVLREREIRTFRVINHFGVRLNFQGPMGDWYADWQPVPDFATKDFPYVQDGNLAQLVVGTRNVVVESCDDRKAERNPPAPFISSTLQQAASNALKWDPDKTMQVAQRLYEQGVITYHRTDNPNVPDEAMEDIRTVARSIGVEAVDVRRTFKSAEGAQEGHPAITPTHWADAKAGENDEELALYKLIWVRALASQLEAAVFDVRTVKLLAVGPNGKPLRFNATGETLFHPGWRKLLKGDDTDDEEDATASNPVPALSPKQILAVHNGELLQKETQPPSRYTKASLIKEMERRGIGRPSTFASILKNITSKGLIEEKSRKLVPAPLGEETIAKLEGFFSFVELDFTRELERDLDKIAQGQDTYGAVVARLHRRLEEELSQQRGMPSVPMASAPRPDAASGDFNCPKCNQPLARRQKKGDGGYDFWGCTGFKSNGCRVSFPNLNGKPDLNKPRGV, encoded by the coding sequence ATGAAGCTATTAATCATCGAGGCACCAGGTAAGCTGAAAAAGCTCCAGCCAATGATGAAGAAGCTGCGCCCAGGCGAAGACTGGCAGGTGGTTGCCAGTGGTGGGCACATCCGGGACCTACCGGCCCGAGGGCAGGACGACAACATGATAACCACCGGCGTACGAAAAAATTACACGCCGGTGTATGAGATCCTGGATAAAAGCACCAAGGCCGTGCGGAACATCAAGGCGGCATCGAAACAAGCCAGCGAAATCTACCTTGCAACAGACCCGGATCGTGAAGGGGAAAGCATCAGCTGGCATATCCAACAGGTGCTGGGCATCAAGGACTACCAACGCATCACCTTCAACGAAATCACTCTGAAGCGTGTTGAAGAAGCCCTGGCCAATCCGCGCAAAATTGACCTGAACAGGGTCGCCTCACAAGAGTGCCGGCGTGTACTGGACCGTCTGGTGGGTTACCTGGTGACACAGGAGCTTCGCCGCCTCATGGGCAAACCAACTTCAGCGGGACGAGTCCAATCACCGGCTGTATACCTGGTGGTGTTGCGCGAGCGCGAGATTCGCACCTTCCGCGTTATCAATCACTTTGGCGTGCGGCTCAACTTCCAGGGACCAATGGGGGACTGGTACGCAGACTGGCAACCCGTGCCTGACTTCGCGACCAAGGATTTCCCCTACGTCCAGGACGGGAATCTGGCGCAGCTCGTTGTCGGCACACGCAATGTCGTTGTCGAATCCTGTGACGACCGCAAGGCCGAACGCAACCCTCCTGCCCCCTTCATCTCTTCCACACTTCAGCAAGCGGCGAGCAACGCCTTGAAATGGGACCCGGATAAGACCATGCAGGTCGCCCAGCGGTTGTACGAGCAAGGCGTCATCACCTACCACCGGACGGACAACCCCAACGTTCCAGACGAAGCCATGGAGGATATTAGAACCGTGGCCAGATCTATCGGGGTGGAGGCTGTCGACGTGCGACGTACATTTAAGTCCGCCGAAGGTGCTCAGGAAGGCCACCCCGCAATTACACCGACGCATTGGGCTGATGCCAAGGCTGGTGAAAACGACGAGGAGCTCGCCCTGTACAAGTTGATATGGGTCCGGGCTCTTGCCAGCCAGCTTGAAGCTGCAGTGTTCGATGTGCGTACCGTAAAACTGCTCGCGGTTGGCCCAAATGGTAAGCCGCTGCGATTCAATGCAACAGGTGAAACCCTCTTCCATCCTGGGTGGCGAAAACTGCTGAAAGGCGATGACACTGACGATGAGGAAGATGCAACAGCCAGCAACCCAGTGCCTGCACTCTCACCTAAACAGATTCTCGCTGTGCACAACGGAGAACTGCTGCAGAAGGAAACCCAACCGCCTTCGCGCTACACGAAGGCCAGTTTGATCAAGGAAATGGAGCGCCGCGGTATTGGCCGTCCCAGTACGTTCGCCTCGATCTTGAAGAACATCACCAGCAAAGGCCTGATCGAGGAAAAAAGCCGCAAACTAGTACCGGCCCCACTTGGTGAGGAAACAATCGCCAAGCTGGAAGGTTTCTTCAGTTTCGTGGAGCTCGATTTTACGCGGGAGCTGGAGCGCGATTTGGACAAAATCGCCCAGGGCCAAGACACCTATGGAGCTGTAGTTGCGCGTCTGCATAGGCGACTGGAAGAGGAACTGTCCCAGCAGCGTGGAATGCCGAGTGTGCCCATGGCGTCCGCTCCACGCCCAGACGCTGCAAGTGGCGATTTCAACTGTCCCAAATGCAATCAACCCCTCGCAAGGCGACAGAAGAAAGGGGACGGTGGATATGACTTTTGGGGGTGTACAGGCTTCAAATCGAATGGATGCAGGGTGAGTTTTCCAAACTTAAATGGCAAACCAGATCTCAATAAACCCAGAGGGGTGTGA
- a CDS encoding CrpP family ICE-associated protein, whose amino-acid sequence MASTHPVLKPADRRQFNNPHAAVQIAGAEAARKGLRVYDCPYHHPAMRASWLKGLAQEQQLSLDL is encoded by the coding sequence ATGGCGTCAACCCACCCCGTATTAAAGCCAGCAGATAGGCGGCAATTCAATAACCCCCACGCTGCTGTGCAAATAGCCGGTGCGGAGGCCGCCCGAAAAGGGCTACGGGTGTATGACTGCCCTTACCATCACCCCGCCATGCGCGCGTCGTGGCTAAAGGGCTTAGCCCAGGAACAGCAGCTATCGCTTGACCTCTAG
- a CDS encoding single-stranded DNA-binding protein, with protein MGTPVQGWEGNIGSTPEFKEFPNGNKDPRRLMRINVYFDNSIPDGKGGYEDRGGFWANVEWWHKDAEHYSQLFQKGMRVIVSGRAVMDRWENDQGEFEALKIQASRIGMLPHRLTMVNLAPSQSQNSQQSNGPKSQPQPAPGPDEYPESDPPNF; from the coding sequence ATGGGTACGCCAGTACAAGGCTGGGAAGGCAACATCGGCTCGACACCGGAGTTCAAAGAATTCCCCAACGGCAACAAAGATCCACGTCGACTCATGCGGATCAACGTCTACTTCGACAATTCGATTCCGGACGGTAAAGGCGGTTATGAAGACCGTGGCGGATTCTGGGCAAACGTCGAATGGTGGCACAAGGACGCGGAACACTATTCGCAGCTGTTTCAGAAAGGCATGCGCGTGATCGTTTCCGGCCGCGCCGTTATGGACCGCTGGGAGAACGACCAGGGCGAATTCGAAGCCCTGAAAATTCAGGCCAGCCGTATTGGCATGCTGCCACACCGTTTGACCATGGTGAATCTTGCGCCCTCACAGAGCCAGAACTCGCAACAGTCCAACGGACCAAAATCGCAGCCGCAGCCGGCACCAGGTCCTGATGAATATCCAGAATCTGATCCTCCGAACTTCTGA
- a CDS encoding DUF3158 family protein has protein sequence MGQQKSDDGALQQTAFRPLQQDAFQQLQQAASLKGLLKPFKGKGELTQFAALCRDQESGLKALAQGVLEQARRYPFTLVPVRLTEQNTQAGTQFLRWQQVTDRRMGVGVWADMMGSPRTPESMLQDLYAMELQRITLNMQMSLVHSIAKQAAECAEKMGQAEAVYMARLQQLTKPMQNQ, from the coding sequence ATGGGCCAGCAAAAATCCGACGATGGAGCGCTGCAACAGACTGCCTTTCGGCCACTGCAACAGGATGCCTTTCAGCAACTGCAACAGGCTGCCTCACTAAAAGGCCTTTTAAAGCCTTTTAAAGGTAAGGGGGAGCTGACCCAATTTGCCGCGCTATGCCGAGATCAGGAGTCGGGTTTAAAAGCCCTTGCTCAGGGAGTACTGGAACAGGCCCGTCGGTATCCGTTCACCTTGGTGCCTGTTCGGCTCACCGAGCAAAACACTCAAGCCGGAACGCAATTTCTGAGATGGCAACAGGTTACAGATCGCCGAATGGGCGTTGGGGTTTGGGCGGACATGATGGGCTCCCCCAGAACACCGGAATCCATGCTGCAGGACCTGTACGCGATGGAGCTGCAGCGGATCACGTTAAACATGCAGATGAGCTTGGTCCACTCCATCGCCAAACAGGCCGCCGAATGTGCAGAAAAAATGGGCCAGGCGGAGGCCGTGTACATGGCTCGCTTGCAGCAGCTCACCAAACCAATGCAAAACCAATAA
- a CDS encoding PFL_4669 family integrating conjugative element protein: MADNFRLNIGSLRSDVKLTLHTHHAARIWMGRPKNDLKVGIIGLSGFCSVVNRMSRGAQQDDPYSDWWMILIEEKINESKQALKNIEERLDMAMASLPPAISISENLSIQPVSLPLYISNPLGFQAVFLLTNYDEIVRRILLAQHVGLVGRHDMETWIDEGAAVLRRLFGLAQNYKYSGAARDDFAANNAKADAARKMYERYGELPQDILEGTRRSNFAPPIIRGQQQTGVEDHFDEAEEG, from the coding sequence ATGGCTGATAATTTCCGGCTCAACATCGGTTCACTGCGTAGCGATGTGAAGCTCACTCTTCACACTCACCACGCCGCACGCATCTGGATGGGACGTCCAAAAAACGATCTAAAAGTCGGCATCATTGGCTTGTCGGGTTTTTGTAGTGTCGTCAATCGCATGTCACGCGGAGCCCAGCAGGACGATCCGTACTCTGATTGGTGGATGATTCTTATAGAAGAAAAAATCAATGAGTCCAAGCAAGCACTGAAGAACATCGAAGAGCGCTTGGACATGGCCATGGCTTCCCTGCCACCGGCCATTAGCATCAGTGAGAACCTTTCAATTCAGCCAGTCAGTCTCCCGCTTTATATCTCCAACCCTCTCGGCTTTCAGGCCGTATTCCTGCTGACCAACTACGACGAAATAGTTAGGCGCATCTTACTGGCCCAGCACGTTGGACTCGTCGGGCGTCACGATATGGAAACCTGGATAGATGAAGGCGCAGCGGTACTCAGGAGACTTTTTGGATTGGCCCAGAACTATAAATACTCCGGTGCTGCACGCGATGACTTCGCCGCCAATAATGCCAAAGCTGATGCAGCCCGCAAAATGTACGAGCGTTATGGAGAACTGCCACAGGACATCCTGGAAGGCACCCGCCGTTCGAACTTCGCTCCACCCATCATTCGCGGCCAGCAACAAACCGGGGTGGAAGATCACTTCGATGAGGCCGAAGAAGGTTGA
- a CDS encoding STY4528 family pathogenicity island replication protein, which yields MRLSRLPLSTLLDSASGHLEAHLLQKKESAPPGIEGSAPYSGIIFSGNPHETVPRRLLLDDRLTPLERNTWQVFRLLINDDGLTAFPTYDQLRPFLGMQPGRPASRETVSKALVTLRLTRWLSLGRRVRNDLSGQVQGNVYLLHDEPVTPAEAIEFDKDYLQLLVQSMEHQTKVIREVAQIAWKEFAADPDVGQRLPSRLDVIESRLKSQAWTTARTAIPLKATEFGVRTQQITPQLPQSSDAELSGHSGERIAFEPSSDAELSQKSMGSDLVRHPNSYSTYTDTHKDVCKSSVHVPLTSTDMAADLLDALHRLPADQKQSAVVALQKVPEELKPALIKQWVHRCDSGGIRNPLGYLMTLVGMAVRGDFNSHWDPDDKARSSPSRQGVANPPSNATQPAKTVAETRSPESVQTARNTLSGMLHLLRPNRGTHP from the coding sequence ATGAGGTTGTCTCGGCTCCCATTGTCGACGCTTTTAGACTCGGCCTCGGGCCACCTTGAAGCTCACTTGCTTCAGAAAAAAGAGTCGGCGCCTCCGGGGATCGAAGGTTCTGCCCCCTACTCCGGAATCATATTCAGCGGGAACCCACACGAGACGGTGCCTCGCAGATTGCTTCTGGATGACCGACTGACCCCGCTTGAAAGAAACACCTGGCAGGTGTTCCGGTTACTGATCAATGACGACGGCCTTACGGCGTTCCCCACCTATGACCAACTACGGCCATTTTTGGGCATGCAACCCGGCAGGCCAGCCTCGCGAGAAACCGTATCAAAAGCATTGGTCACTCTACGGCTCACACGCTGGCTTAGCCTGGGCCGCCGTGTGCGCAATGACCTGAGTGGACAAGTTCAAGGTAACGTCTACTTACTTCATGACGAACCGGTCACACCAGCCGAAGCCATAGAATTCGATAAGGATTATTTACAGCTACTTGTGCAGTCCATGGAGCATCAGACCAAGGTAATCCGTGAAGTCGCGCAGATTGCCTGGAAAGAATTCGCTGCCGATCCAGACGTGGGTCAGCGCTTACCAAGCCGATTGGACGTCATCGAGTCTCGTTTGAAAAGCCAGGCCTGGACAACGGCGCGCACGGCAATACCTCTAAAAGCGACTGAGTTCGGAGTCCGAACTCAGCAAATTACACCACAGTTGCCACAGAGTTCGGATGCCGAACTAAGTGGACACAGCGGCGAGCGAATCGCTTTTGAGCCAAGTTCGGATGCCGAACTCAGCCAAAAATCAATGGGTTCGGACTTAGTTCGGCATCCGAACTCATATAGTACGTATACAGATACACACAAAGATGTTTGTAAAAGCTCTGTACATGTACCGCTGACTTCGACCGACATGGCCGCCGATTTGCTCGATGCACTGCATCGGCTACCGGCGGATCAAAAACAGAGCGCGGTGGTGGCGCTGCAAAAAGTCCCAGAAGAGCTGAAGCCAGCGCTCATCAAACAATGGGTGCACCGCTGTGACTCAGGGGGGATACGAAACCCGCTGGGCTACTTGATGACACTTGTCGGCATGGCGGTCCGTGGAGACTTCAACAGCCACTGGGATCCTGATGACAAAGCAAGATCCAGCCCCTCACGCCAGGGAGTTGCAAATCCTCCATCCAATGCCACTCAACCGGCTAAAACGGTTGCAGAAACCCGCAGTCCTGAGTCGGTACAAACCGCTAGAAACACACTCAGCGGAATGTTGCATCTGCTCAGACCCAATCGGGGTACGCATCCATGA
- a CDS encoding DUF2857 domain-containing protein: protein MSKIPINEAILSQVLHHMRNGQLRRCIEMGLEPEILAQLQQPSVLSLLLNTPVSWCNVTIDGEMVKKLLIGAQRSDEEVRTIERALRLGATTQMLQQFFGLSPQDVALQRLMIGVTARRGRWREFSEEMDAHLWYRWTHLMQEHQVELEDSLAMLDIAMLVAEELNTPQDTHADESSENLSLAIIWHRIQSWIKEGLYPPASTGLPRKLQLVSSHRLAQPAATPAEGDPVL from the coding sequence ATGTCCAAGATACCAATCAACGAAGCCATCCTGTCTCAGGTGCTTCATCACATGCGCAACGGCCAACTCCGGCGTTGCATCGAGATGGGTTTGGAGCCTGAAATCCTGGCACAGCTCCAACAACCGTCAGTCCTGAGCTTATTGCTCAACACTCCAGTCTCTTGGTGCAACGTCACCATCGATGGAGAGATGGTGAAAAAACTGCTGATAGGGGCGCAGCGGTCCGATGAAGAAGTGCGCACGATCGAACGTGCGCTTCGACTAGGCGCGACCACTCAGATGCTGCAACAGTTCTTCGGGCTATCACCCCAGGACGTAGCCCTTCAACGCCTAATGATCGGTGTAACGGCACGTCGCGGCCGGTGGCGAGAATTCAGTGAGGAGATGGACGCTCACCTTTGGTACAGATGGACGCACCTGATGCAGGAACATCAGGTTGAACTTGAAGACAGCCTCGCCATGCTGGATATCGCCATGCTAGTCGCCGAAGAGCTCAACACACCCCAGGACACCCATGCAGATGAAAGCTCCGAGAACCTCAGTCTAGCAATCATCTGGCATCGCATTCAGTCCTGGATAAAGGAGGGGCTTTATCCCCCTGCAAGCACGGGCCTCCCAAGAAAGCTACAGCTGGTGTCTTCTCATCGACTGGCTCAGCCTGCAGCGACACCGGCGGAAGGTGATCCCGTACTATGA
- a CDS encoding ParB family protein, with the protein MKQSLAQTMKEKLQLPAFQSNSPVAARMSDPIVDTPMLLTLDETLPYDENPRTTRNPKYDEIKESIRNRGLDTPPPVTRKPGEEKYRIRNGGNTRLAILNELYRETGDEKFFKFHCLFRPWDTVRGEIISLTGHLAENDLQGQLLFIERAIGVDKARALYEEESGEAISQSELSRRLKADGYPVSQPHISRMQDTLRYLLPAIPAVLYSGLGVDRISKLLALRKTALQCWERNYQEQGQHLEFDTIFQDVLSQFEGDAEEFLFQRFQDELIDQLKKPLNLGYEKILLEITQNQDQLRRSTPVLEMPQHPVSQLEGLPQSSPQNNSIESNQNPSQLPSTHVSDGTPKPTMTTASPPHRVGQHKLAPPPQEQMSPQERQKRIDGHIASPVKSSPKVDKMKRELAALDGEVLPDFASNALVAIPVQAGGLNPISDLWYIEREIDNAMTLRQHIAQLAREIASSVKAPGQFIDIEGGVGFSYRHPDAEGELEITATAQHTLTLLQSLSGSVAIVLKMIQEQPDLQVDALTDFEFAAGLGQLLLGQPYTNDTPPETEGRLSDGALVKLFRIIRLARRLIDLEVKLTAGDSANPAS; encoded by the coding sequence ATGAAACAGTCTTTGGCTCAGACTATGAAAGAGAAACTGCAACTGCCGGCCTTTCAATCAAATTCGCCGGTAGCTGCGCGCATGAGCGATCCAATCGTCGATACCCCTATGCTGTTGACGCTCGATGAAACATTGCCGTATGACGAGAACCCACGGACAACTCGAAACCCGAAGTACGATGAAATTAAAGAGTCCATACGCAATCGAGGTCTCGACACGCCCCCTCCCGTCACGCGCAAACCTGGTGAGGAGAAGTACCGGATCCGAAACGGTGGCAACACGCGCCTGGCCATTCTAAACGAGCTGTACCGTGAGACCGGGGACGAGAAGTTCTTCAAGTTCCACTGCCTGTTCCGTCCCTGGGACACCGTTCGTGGGGAGATCATCTCGCTCACCGGGCACCTGGCCGAAAACGATCTGCAAGGTCAACTCCTGTTCATTGAGCGGGCTATTGGCGTCGACAAGGCCAGAGCTTTGTATGAGGAGGAGTCTGGTGAGGCTATTTCTCAAAGTGAGCTTTCTCGACGTTTGAAAGCTGATGGCTACCCTGTTTCTCAACCTCACATCAGTCGGATGCAGGACACTCTTCGGTACTTATTGCCGGCAATTCCGGCAGTGCTATATTCCGGCCTCGGCGTTGATCGAATTTCGAAGCTTCTTGCACTACGCAAGACAGCGCTTCAGTGCTGGGAGCGCAATTATCAAGAACAAGGGCAGCACCTAGAGTTTGATACGATTTTTCAAGATGTCCTCTCCCAGTTTGAGGGAGACGCCGAGGAGTTTCTGTTCCAGCGCTTCCAGGACGAGCTGATTGATCAGCTCAAAAAGCCGTTAAATCTCGGTTACGAGAAAATTCTGCTGGAAATCACTCAGAACCAGGACCAGTTACGCCGATCAACACCAGTACTTGAGATGCCTCAGCATCCTGTCTCGCAACTTGAGGGGTTGCCTCAGTCGAGTCCCCAAAACAATAGCATTGAGTCAAATCAGAACCCGTCACAATTACCATCAACTCATGTTTCTGATGGCACGCCTAAGCCAACTATGACCACGGCGAGCCCTCCCCATCGAGTTGGCCAACATAAGCTGGCCCCTCCCCCTCAAGAGCAAATGAGCCCGCAAGAGCGCCAAAAGCGCATTGATGGGCACATTGCAAGTCCAGTGAAAAGCTCCCCCAAAGTCGACAAGATGAAACGGGAGCTCGCTGCGCTTGATGGTGAAGTATTACCCGACTTTGCCTCCAACGCCTTGGTGGCCATCCCTGTTCAAGCTGGTGGTCTCAACCCCATATCTGACCTTTGGTACATCGAGCGTGAAATCGACAATGCCATGACTCTGCGTCAGCACATCGCGCAATTGGCTCGTGAAATTGCCAGCTCGGTAAAAGCACCAGGTCAATTTATCGATATAGAAGGTGGCGTGGGTTTCAGCTATCGACACCCCGATGCTGAAGGAGAATTGGAAATCACTGCTACAGCCCAGCATACGTTGACGCTTCTTCAGTCTTTAAGCGGTTCGGTGGCCATCGTTCTGAAAATGATTCAGGAGCAGCCCGATCTGCAGGTCGACGCTTTGACCGACTTTGAATTCGCAGCTGGGCTTGGGCAGCTCTTACTTGGCCAGCCTTATACGAACGACACCCCCCCAGAGACTGAAGGCCGCCTCAGCGACGGCGCACTGGTGAAGCTCTTCCGAATAATTCGACTCGCAAGGCGTTTGATTGATTTAGAGGTCAAGTTAACTGCCGGCGATAGTGCGAACCCAGCCAGCTAA
- a CDS encoding Arc family DNA-binding protein: protein MSNQPKRQLEEKFVVRLPDGMRERIALQARENTRSMNSEIVHRLETTVELEAALGRALKIIDQLLAAAPACELPGARA, encoded by the coding sequence ATGAGCAACCAACCAAAACGTCAGCTTGAAGAAAAATTCGTCGTCCGCCTTCCCGATGGGATGCGTGAACGGATCGCGCTGCAAGCGCGCGAAAACACCCGCTCAATGAACTCGGAAATTGTCCATCGCCTTGAGACTACAGTCGAGCTTGAGGCGGCGCTTGGTCGTGCACTAAAAATCATTGATCAACTTTTGGCAGCAGCACCAGCCTGTGAGCTGCCTGGAGCCAGGGCATGA
- the yejK gene encoding nucleoid-associated protein YejK encodes MPIRHCIVHLIDKKPDGTPAVLQARDSELSESVAIENMLADLNESYNAKQGKAWGFFHAESGAHPFSGWLKEYFEGGQDFTTFSRTAVEHLQKLMEESNLSTGGHVLFAHYQQGMTDYLAIALLHHSEGVAVTDELDVTPSRHLDLGQLHLAARINVSEWQNNKQSKQYISFIKGKNGKKFSEYFRDFIGCQEGVDGPGETRTLLKAFSDFVESEDLPDESAREKTKTLVDYASSQAKLGEPMGLEELSGLIDEDRPKAFFDHIRNKDYGLSPEIPMDKRTLNQFRRFTGRAEGLSISFEAHLLGDKIEYDEPSGTLTIKGLPTQLSDQLKRR; translated from the coding sequence ATGCCTATCCGTCATTGCATCGTCCACCTGATCGACAAAAAACCCGATGGCACACCAGCTGTTCTCCAGGCACGCGATTCGGAGCTATCCGAATCGGTCGCCATCGAGAACATGCTTGCCGACCTCAACGAGAGCTACAACGCCAAACAAGGCAAGGCCTGGGGCTTCTTCCATGCCGAGTCCGGCGCGCACCCGTTCAGCGGCTGGTTGAAAGAATATTTCGAGGGTGGCCAGGATTTCACCACGTTCAGCCGCACCGCCGTCGAACATCTGCAAAAACTAATGGAAGAGTCCAACCTCTCCACCGGCGGCCACGTGCTGTTTGCCCACTACCAGCAAGGTATGACCGACTACCTGGCGATCGCCCTGCTGCACCACAGCGAAGGCGTGGCGGTGACCGACGAGCTGGACGTGACGCCCTCCCGTCACCTGGACCTGGGCCAACTGCACCTGGCGGCACGGATCAACGTGTCCGAGTGGCAGAACAACAAGCAGTCCAAGCAGTACATCTCGTTTATCAAAGGCAAGAACGGCAAAAAATTCTCGGAGTACTTCCGTGACTTTATCGGCTGCCAGGAAGGTGTCGACGGGCCGGGCGAGACCCGCACCCTGCTCAAGGCCTTCAGTGACTTCGTGGAAAGCGAAGACCTGCCGGACGAGTCGGCCCGCGAAAAAACCAAGACTCTGGTGGACTACGCCAGCAGCCAGGCCAAGCTCGGCGAGCCCATGGGCCTTGAAGAGCTGTCGGGCTTGATTGATGAAGATCGGCCCAAGGCGTTCTTCGACCACATCCGAAACAAGGACTACGGCCTGTCACCGGAGATCCCCATGGACAAACGCACCCTAAACCAATTTCGCCGTTTCACCGGTCGTGCCGAAGGCTTGTCCATCAGCTTTGAAGCGCACCTGCTGGGCGACAAAATCGAGTACGACGAGCCGTCCGGGACGTTAACCATCAAGGGCCTGCCCACTCAGCTTAGCGATCAGTTGAAACGTCGCTGA
- a CDS encoding type II toxin-antitoxin system HicA family toxin has product MTTNLLRGKSESLRVLVKFAEANGWTVSRTQGGHIKFTKSGLGSIYTSSTASDYRSGLNAKARIRRADRAQTLHSQEAI; this is encoded by the coding sequence ATGACCACCAATCTCCTACGCGGAAAAAGCGAGAGCCTTCGTGTACTCGTGAAGTTTGCTGAAGCGAATGGCTGGACTGTGTCTCGCACTCAAGGTGGCCACATCAAGTTCACGAAATCTGGCCTTGGATCGATTTACACCTCATCAACCGCAAGCGATTACCGCTCAGGCCTCAATGCCAAAGCACGTATTCGTCGTGCAGATAGAGCTCAAACCCTACACTCGCAGGAGGCAATCTAA
- the dnaB gene encoding replicative DNA helicase, whose translation MNHLDLSPPYSVEAEQGVLGGLLLDNNTWDLIADKLDASDFFRHDHRLLFRAIAGLADKSAPFDIVIVFNALEDPDEAGGLSYLGELAKNTPSVANIEHYASIVRNRSRLRQLMSLGYQCSRDATDPLANAEDVQETIEQQLFALGEGKSASEFVDINQCLTTVVEQIDEHFNGNITVTGVPSGLEDLDELTSGFQEADLIILGARPSMGKTSLALNFIDTALQAKLDRTVQVFSMEMPAKALLYRLMAILGHIDLGKLLKGKLDDEDWPKLTAAVSRINAYGERLVIDDSSALTPAVIRAKSRRAARRFGHPSLILIDYLQLMRCPGQENRANEISAISQSLKALAKEMNCPVVALSQLNRELERRPNKRPINADLRDSGAIEQDADLIIFVYRDEVYHSQTEHKGIAEIIIGKARNGPTGTVRTAFIAHQTRFANLSANSSWQGAHL comes from the coding sequence ATGAATCACCTTGACCTCTCACCGCCCTACTCCGTAGAGGCTGAACAAGGTGTGTTAGGTGGGCTACTGCTCGACAACAACACCTGGGATCTCATCGCGGACAAACTGGATGCGTCTGACTTTTTTCGGCATGACCACCGGTTGCTGTTTCGGGCAATAGCCGGCCTTGCTGACAAGTCCGCTCCATTCGATATCGTCATCGTTTTCAACGCGCTGGAGGATCCAGACGAAGCCGGAGGGCTGAGCTACCTGGGCGAGCTGGCCAAGAATACGCCGTCTGTAGCCAACATTGAGCATTACGCATCCATCGTGCGTAATCGCTCCAGGCTCAGACAACTCATGTCTCTTGGCTACCAATGCTCTCGCGATGCCACGGATCCGCTGGCCAACGCGGAAGATGTTCAAGAGACCATTGAACAACAACTTTTCGCGCTTGGCGAAGGCAAGAGCGCATCTGAATTCGTCGACATCAACCAGTGCCTGACTACTGTCGTCGAGCAAATTGACGAACATTTCAACGGCAATATCACCGTGACCGGCGTGCCTTCAGGCCTGGAAGATTTGGACGAGTTGACGTCGGGTTTTCAAGAAGCCGACCTGATCATTCTCGGTGCACGTCCTTCGATGGGTAAAACGTCCCTAGCCTTGAACTTCATCGATACGGCTCTGCAGGCAAAGCTTGATCGTACTGTTCAAGTCTTCAGCATGGAAATGCCCGCCAAAGCACTGCTCTATCGGTTGATGGCAATTCTTGGCCATATCGATCTTGGGAAGCTATTGAAGGGCAAGCTTGATGACGAAGACTGGCCGAAGCTGACTGCAGCCGTTTCACGTATCAATGCATATGGCGAGCGGCTGGTCATCGACGACTCATCAGCGCTCACACCTGCCGTTATCAGGGCCAAATCTCGTCGCGCAGCCCGTCGCTTCGGACACCCGAGCTTGATCCTGATCGATTACCTGCAGCTCATGCGCTGCCCAGGCCAGGAAAACAGGGCGAACGAAATCAGCGCTATATCCCAGAGCCTCAAGGCCCTGGCGAAGGAGATGAATTGCCCGGTGGTAGCACTCTCTCAGCTCAATCGGGAGCTGGAGCGCCGACCAAACAAACGTCCGATCAACGCAGACCTGCGTGATAGCGGCGCCATCGAACAGGACGCAGACCTGATCATATTCGTCTACCGGGACGAGGTGTACCACTCACAGACCGAACACAAAGGCATAGCCGAGATCATCATCGGCAAGGCTCGCAACGGTCCTACTGGTACCGTTCGCACGGCGTTCATAGCGCACCAAACCCGCTTTGCAAACCTCAGTGCCAACAGTAGCTGGCAAGGAGCACACCTATGA